One window from the genome of Halictus rubicundus isolate RS-2024b chromosome 7, iyHalRubi1_principal, whole genome shotgun sequence encodes:
- the Svr gene encoding carboxypeptidase D svr isoform X1 yields the protein MLRTGAMYCVILFICSFIGIIHGYAINSEQKLDEDFITPQYTHYEDLKKLFSSLTEKYPNLARVFSVGKSVEGRDLLVLEISENVKERRLGEPMVKYVANMHGDEAVGRELLVYLGQYLLHNYGKDDRVTKLVNNTDIFLMPSMNPDGFEKSKEGNCESEKDFSGRENANHIDLNRDFPDQFDRRNSQLQKGSSILDGRQNETIAVMTWIAKEPFVLSGNLHGGAVVVSYPYDSGISRVCCIESKSPDDEVFKYLAHVYADNHPQMRAGNACPPDIFPGGVTNGAFWYEVVGGMQDFNYVSSNAFEITFELSCCKYPYASSMPEYWMLNKESLIKYFEQAHLGVKGLVRDINGHPIEAANIIVDGIDHNISTTNRGEYWRLLLPGTYSIHAEAWGYQPSETVRVTVNSDAPSIVNFTLKQDSFDDQGKLSSTKVEEIVRPIDEYGFFHDTKFKHHNYVEMEKYLKELNGNYPNITRLYSIGKSVKGRQLYVMEITENPGKHSADKPEVKYVGNMHGNEVVGREILLLLLRYLCENYETNEVVTKILKNVRLHVMPSMNPDGYEISKEGDVYGGHGRSNAKGVDLNRNFPDQYEINQLNREQEPETKAVMNWIAQIPFVLSANFHGGTLVANYPYDNVPQYAPNSANVSPDDAVFKALALAYSNAHPRMHLGEPCPPLPNERLNMQNVLEERFPNGITNGAAWYSVSGGMQDYNYLHSNDFEITLEVGCTKFPNRTELPTFWLQNREPMLRLIEMSRKGVHGIVRSSIGTPIPHAKITVDGIKHDIYTAEGGDYWRLLVPGKYNVTASAVGYEPQTQNIIVPVGDNLGEGEITLDFSLMRDDPQHWSSAYDFRLIANLQNVYLKNAELNARFSELESHQPNTAEFQAGDSLISMAIHSLKITHDMGAPEENKFHIGLIGGLFASQPVGREMLLRLATHILMGNQIGDPPIQRILINSVLHIIPAVDPGFDEIPENHDCNPIVKGEIGEKILHKSNANSEPANSVTSAFKKMMANEEYDVIIILGSGARKVSYTDNNLHVYKTLAENYERSMHKGTCNNLNSEVKDVQDYIQSEYNIPVMSINLDCCKYPLAESIPIIWRENLLPLMQLIRSLTTGVRAIVTDVNNVPLREAVVKIGTKSYEVSKNMAYFKIILLPGEHTVVFTCKGYTDQSVNIHVENENIIDINVKLTKRDTGEEKHQEDNKDSEPSALNQALTDLNDKYSQLSILHTMGRSEKGIRIMYLEIGVENNFKRVGRPSIAFVAGVTNGVHVTSKVLLHFATYLLDHYRKNTTVTNYLDKYTVYIVPDLTHSPNSNLSCSSLVVDNLQFPINDALSSEASIITNWFKKVNPMLAINLNIGGQHIEIPFAGKYGKTPEHVYETDDDAVLQDLATTYAKHNVHMSSKDVFCDRDLNANIDGDIHAGKGIGGKREHSLMDYLYLNTSTLIMDAYITCCATDDSTNVWEDNKDSFIAMIDKLHNGVKGFVLTRNNEPIENAILSCNNSVHHVKSGVNGAYWLLLQPGTHVISAKAAGYIQQTKIFVTTDVHDISNLIFKLRYNDKFLGMPRIVFIILISTICFGIITCAVFMYANCTSSERSPINNRGYAFSLLKDGTSFFDDDEKEIEIFRRPVKNGSMEINEVTKPYFDDDNMSSSEDASDLEFIAPGQVQWDDKTPIVNR from the exons ATGTTACGGACAGGTGCTATGTATTGTGTTATACTATTTATTTGCTCGTTCATTGGAATTATACACGGTTACGCGATAAATTCCGAACAGAAGTTGGACGAAGATTTCATCACTCCACAGTACACGCATTATGAGGATCTCAAAAAATTGTTCAGTTCCCTGACCGAAAAGTATCCCAATTTGGCGAGAGTATTCTCCGTAGGGAAGTCCGTAGAAGGCAGGGATCTTTTGGTCCTTGAGATCTCGGAAAATGTCAAAGAACGAAGACTGGGTGAGCCAATGGTGAAATATGTTGCCAATATGCACGGCGATGAAGCTGTCGGCCGAGAGTTGTTAGTTTATCTTGGTCAATATCTTCTACACAATTACGGAAAGGATGACAGAGTTACCAAGTTGGTGAACAACACCGATATCTTCCTTATGCCATCCATGAATCCTGACGGCTTCGAGAAGTCTAAG GAAGGGAATTGTGAATCGGAGAAAGATTTTTCAGGACGTGAGAATGCAAACCATATTGATTTAAATCGAGACTTTCCGGATCAATTCGATAGGAGAAACAGTCAACTGCAGAAGGGTAGTAGCATATTAGATGGACGCCAGAATGAAACGATAGCTGTGATGACATGGATCGCCAAGGAACCATTTGTATTGTCTGGAAATCTTCATGGAGGTGCTGTTGTAGTCAGTTATCCATACGATTCTGG AATTTCACGAGTCTGTTGTATTGAAAGTAAAAGTCCAGACGACGAGGTGTTCAAATATTTAGCCCATGTATACGCAGATAATCATCCACAAATGCGTGCAGGCAATGCTTGTCCTCCAGACATTTTCCCAGGCGGTGTAACGAATGGAGCCTTTTG GTACGAAGTTGTTGGCGGCATGCAAGATTTCAATTATGTTAGTTCTAACGCATTTGAAATAACATTCGAACTGAGTTGTTGTAAATATCCATATGCTTCGTCGATGccagaatattggatgttaaaCAAGGAGTCTCTTATAAAGTACTTCGAGCAAGCACATCTTGGAGTAAAAG GTCTTGTACGAGACATCAATGGTCATCCGATAGAAGCAGCTAATATCATTGTAGACGGAATAGATCATAATATTTCAACAACAAATCGCGGAGAATACTGGCGTTTATTACTGCCCGGTACTTACTCAATTCATGCAGAGGCATGGGG ATATCAGCCAAGCGAAACAGTAAGAGTTACTGTGAACTCAGATGCACCATCTATCGTCAATTTCACTTTAAAACAGGATTCCTTTGATGACCAAG GAAAATTAAGTTCAACTAAAGTCGAGGAAATAGTAAGACCCATAGACGAGTATGGGTTCTTTCACGATACTAAATTCAAGCATCATAATTATGtagaaatggaaaaatatttgaaggAGCTAAACGGAAATTATCCCAACATTACAAGACTCTATAGCATAGGAAAATCCGTCAAAGGGCGTCAATTATATGTGATGGAAATAACAGAAAATCCTGGGAAACATAGTGCAGACAAACCAGAAGTGAAATATGTAGGGAATATGCATGGAAACGAAGTGGTCGGccgagaaattttattattgttattgagATACCTCTGCGAAAATTATGAAACTAACGAAGTAGTTACAAAAATCCTAAAAAATGTCAGATTGCATGTTATGCCAAGTATGAATCCAGATGGATATGAAATTTCTAAAGAAGGAGACGTGTATGGAGGACATGGAAGATCAAATGCTAAGGGCGTTGATCTTAACAGAAACTTTCCTGATCAATATGAAATAAATCAA TTAAACAGAGAACAAGAGCCTGAAACGAAAGCAGTGATGAATTGGATCGCACAAATCCCATTTGTTCTTTCTGCTAATTTTCATGGGGGGACTCTGGTAGCAAATTATCCATACGATAATGTGCCACAGTATGCACCCAATAGTGCAAATGTGAGCCCAGACGATGCTGTCTTCAAAGCTCTGGCACTAGCGTACTCAAACGCTCATCCTCGCATGCACCTTGGTGAACCTTGTCCACCACTTCCCAACGAACGACTAAATATGCAAAATGTACTCGAGGAACGATTCCCAAACGGAATAACTAATGGAGCTGCCTGGTACTCGGTGAGCGGAGGGATGCAAGATTACAATTACCTCCATAGCAATGATTTCGAGATTACATTAGAAGTCGGGTGCACCAAGTTCCCAAATAGAACTGAATTACCAACGTTTTGGTTGCAAAATAGGGAACCTATGTTACGTCTTATAGAAATG TCTCGCAAAGGTGTACATGGTATAGTACGCTCCTCAATTGGCACTCCCATACCTCATGCGAAAATAACTGTGGATGGAATTAAACATGACATCTACACAGCCGAAGGTGGCGATTATTGGCGACTTTTGGTCCCAGGAAAATACAATGTTACAGCCAGTGCAGTAGGATACGAACCTCAAACACAGAACATAATTGTACCTGTAGGAGATAATCTGGGAGAAGGAGAGATAACGCTGGATTTCTCATTAATGCGAGATGATCCTCAGCACTG GTCGTCTGCATATGATTTTCGATTAATAGCAAATTTACAGAATGTTTACTTAAAAAATGCTGAATTGAATGCCAGATTTAGCGAGTTAGAAAGTCATCAACCTAACACTGCCGAATTTCAAGCTGGAGACTCTTTAATTAGCATGGCTATTCATTCGTTAAAGATTACACATGAT ATGGGAGCGCCTGaagaaaacaaatttcataTTGGTTTAATTGGAGGACTGTTCGCTTCTCAACCAGTGGGTAGAGAAATGCTGCTGCGTTTAGCTACTCACATTCTTATGGGAAACCAAATCGGAGATCCTCCCATACAGAGGATATTGATTAATTCTGTTCTGCATATTATTCCTGCCGTAGATCCAGGTTTTGATGAAATACCTGAAAACCACGATTGCAATCCCATAGTAAAAGGCGAAATTGGCGagaaaattttgcacaagagtAATGCGAATTCCGAGCCAGCCAATTCAGTTACTAGCGCGTTTAAGAAAATGATGGCCAATGAAGAATACGACGTGATCATTATATTAGGAAGTGGGGCACGTAAAGTTAG TTATACGGACAATAATTTGCATGTGTATAAAACGCTCGCCGAAAATTATGAACGCTCAATGCACAAAGGGACGTGTAATAATCTTAATAGTGAAGTTAAAGATGTGCAAGATTATATTCAGAGTGAATATAATATCCCTGTA ATGAGCATCAACTTGGATTGTTGCAAGTATCCGTTGGCTGAATCTATTCCAATTATTTGGCGCGAAAATCTACTGCCTCTGATGCAACTTATTCGTAGTTTAACAACCGGTGTCCGAGCAATTGTAACGGACGTTAATAATGTTCCTTTGAGGGAAGCTGTAGTTAAAATCGGAACGAAGAGCTACGAGGTTTCGAAGAACATGGCTTACTTCAAGATTATTCTTCTTCCCGGCGAGCATACAGTGGTGTTCACTTGCAAAGGCTACACGGATCAATCTGTAAACATCCACGTGGAAAACGAGAATATAATTGACATTAACGTTAAGCTAACGAAGCGTGATACAGGCGAGGagaaacatcaagaagataacaAAGATTCTGAGCCGAGTGCTCTGAACCAAGCTTTAACCGATCTAAACGACAAGTATTCACAGTTGTCTATTCTGCACACCATGGGAAGATCGGAAAAGGGTATTCGAATAATGTACTTAGAAATTGGAGTTGAGAATAATTTCAAACGAGTAGGCCGTCCGTCGATTGCATTTGTAGCCGGAGTTACTAATGGTGTACACGTAACGTCCAAAGTCTTGTTACATTTTGCTACATATCTCTTGGACCATTATAGAAAGAATACTACGGTTACAAATTACTTAGATAAGTACACAGTATATATCGTTCCAGATTTAACTCATAGTCCTAATAGTAACCTATCGTGTTCTTCCCTTGTTGTTGATAACTTACAATTCCCTATTAATGACGCGCTGTCCAGCGAAGCAAGTATAATAACTAATTGGTTCAAAAAAGTTAATCCAATGCTAGCAATCAATTTAAATATCGGTGGCCAACATATTGAAATTCCCTTCGCGGGAAAATATGGTAAGACACCAGAACACGTGTATGAAACTGACGACGATGCTGTATTACAAGATCTAGCAACTACATACGCGAAACACAATGTTCATATGAGTTCGAAGGATGTGTTCTGTGATCGTGATTTAAACGCAAATATTGACGGTGATATTCATGCTGGAAAAGGAATTGGTGGGAAGAGAGAACATTCCTTAATGGATTATCTTTACTTAAATACAAGCACGTTGATAATGGACGCATACATTACATGTTGCGCTACGGACGACTCGACTAACGTGTGGGAAGATAATAAAGATAGTTTCATAGCTATGATAGATAAGCTTCACAATGGAGTGAAAGGATTCGTTCTTACAAGGAATAACGAGCCGATAGAGAATGCTATTTTATCATGCAACAATTCAGTACATCATGTTAAAAGTGGAGTAAACGGAGCCTACTGGCTTCTACTCCAGCCCGGCACTCATGTTATTAGTGCCAAAGCAGCTGGGTACATTCAGCAGACTAAAATCTTTGTTACAACAGATGTACATGATATTTCAAACCTAATATTTAAATTAAGATATAATGACAAGTTCCTAGGGATGCCCAGAATTGTCTTCATTATACTCATAA GTACTATATGCTTTGGAATTATTACTTGCGCTGTGTTCATGTATGCAAACTGTACGTCTTCCGAGCGATCACCTATAAATAATCGTGGATACGCGTTCAGTTTACTTAAAGATGGAACAAGCTTTttcgacgacgacgagaaagaaattgaaatatttagaaGGCCAGTAAAAAATG GATCTATGGAAATTAATGAAGTGACAAAACCGTATTTTGATGACGACAATATGTCTAGTTCTGAGGATGCCAGCGATTTAGAATTTATTGCACCAGGTCAGGTTCAATGGGATGACAAAACGCCAATAGTAAATAGATAG
- the Svr gene encoding carboxypeptidase D svr isoform X2 gives MLRTGAMYCVILFICSFIGIIHGYAINSEQKLDEDFITPQYTHYEDLKKLFSSLTEKYPNLARVFSVGKSVEGRDLLVLEISENVKERRLGEPMVKYVANMHGDEAVGRELLVYLGQYLLHNYGKDDRVTKLVNNTDIFLMPSMNPDGFEKSKEGNCESEKDFSGRENANHIDLNRDFPDQFDRRNSQLQKGSSILDGRQNETIAVMTWIAKEPFVLSGNLHGGAVVVSYPYDSGISRVCCIESKSPDDEVFKYLAHVYADNHPQMRAGNACPPDIFPGGVTNGAFWYEVVGGMQDFNYVSSNAFEITFELSCCKYPYASSMPEYWMLNKESLIKYFEQAHLGVKGLVRDINGHPIEAANIIVDGIDHNISTTNRGEYWRLLLPGTYSIHAEAWGYQPSETVRVTVNSDAPSIVNFTLKQDSFDDQAPIR, from the exons ATGTTACGGACAGGTGCTATGTATTGTGTTATACTATTTATTTGCTCGTTCATTGGAATTATACACGGTTACGCGATAAATTCCGAACAGAAGTTGGACGAAGATTTCATCACTCCACAGTACACGCATTATGAGGATCTCAAAAAATTGTTCAGTTCCCTGACCGAAAAGTATCCCAATTTGGCGAGAGTATTCTCCGTAGGGAAGTCCGTAGAAGGCAGGGATCTTTTGGTCCTTGAGATCTCGGAAAATGTCAAAGAACGAAGACTGGGTGAGCCAATGGTGAAATATGTTGCCAATATGCACGGCGATGAAGCTGTCGGCCGAGAGTTGTTAGTTTATCTTGGTCAATATCTTCTACACAATTACGGAAAGGATGACAGAGTTACCAAGTTGGTGAACAACACCGATATCTTCCTTATGCCATCCATGAATCCTGACGGCTTCGAGAAGTCTAAG GAAGGGAATTGTGAATCGGAGAAAGATTTTTCAGGACGTGAGAATGCAAACCATATTGATTTAAATCGAGACTTTCCGGATCAATTCGATAGGAGAAACAGTCAACTGCAGAAGGGTAGTAGCATATTAGATGGACGCCAGAATGAAACGATAGCTGTGATGACATGGATCGCCAAGGAACCATTTGTATTGTCTGGAAATCTTCATGGAGGTGCTGTTGTAGTCAGTTATCCATACGATTCTGG AATTTCACGAGTCTGTTGTATTGAAAGTAAAAGTCCAGACGACGAGGTGTTCAAATATTTAGCCCATGTATACGCAGATAATCATCCACAAATGCGTGCAGGCAATGCTTGTCCTCCAGACATTTTCCCAGGCGGTGTAACGAATGGAGCCTTTTG GTACGAAGTTGTTGGCGGCATGCAAGATTTCAATTATGTTAGTTCTAACGCATTTGAAATAACATTCGAACTGAGTTGTTGTAAATATCCATATGCTTCGTCGATGccagaatattggatgttaaaCAAGGAGTCTCTTATAAAGTACTTCGAGCAAGCACATCTTGGAGTAAAAG GTCTTGTACGAGACATCAATGGTCATCCGATAGAAGCAGCTAATATCATTGTAGACGGAATAGATCATAATATTTCAACAACAAATCGCGGAGAATACTGGCGTTTATTACTGCCCGGTACTTACTCAATTCATGCAGAGGCATGGGG ATATCAGCCAAGCGAAACAGTAAGAGTTACTGTGAACTCAGATGCACCATCTATCGTCAATTTCACTTTAAAACAGGATTCCTTTGATGACCAAG CACCAATACGATAA
- the L(1)g0020 gene encoding RNA cytidine acetyltransferase l(1)G0020 produces MVRKKIDNRIRVLIENGVATGHRTMFIVIGEKARDQVVLLHHMLSKTVIKARPSLLWCYKKELGFSSHRKKKMKSLQKKVKSGKLDVNEDDPFELFVVSTNIRYCYYHETHKILGNTYGMCVLQDFEAITPNLLARTIETIEGGGIIVFLLQSVNSLKQLYTMNMDVHQRFRTEAHQNVVGRFNERFLLSLASCKRCLVVDDQLNVLPLSSHNLKIEPAQKLPNSEEHAELDALKENLKDTQPISSLVNCCKTIDQAKALLKFIECISEKTLRSTVSLTAARGRGKSAALGLAIAGAITFGYSNIYISSPSPENLNTLFEFVFKGFDALGYQEHLDYGLVQSTNPEFNKATVRVNVFRDHRQTVQYIHPTDAHKLTQAELLVIDEAAAIPLPYVKAMLGPYLVFLASTINGYEGTGRSLSLKLLQQLRSQTVGSNRNEKLDKQQNEKTIIGRQLHELTLEESIRYKPGDSVEQWLCDLLCLNATTNTSILSGCPPPDLCQLYYINRDTLFSYHKASELFLQRLVALYVASHYKNSPNDLQMMSDAPAHHLFCLLGPVDSNKKTLPEILVVIQICLEGEVSKNTINDGLVRGRRAAGDLIPWTVAQQYQDQDFPSLAGARIVRIATHPDYHGMGYGSRALELLKQYYEMKILNINETTSETPATEISKVQDEEVSLLDERIEPRASLPPLLLKLSERRPESLDYLGVSFGVTEPLLKFWKRASFMPVYLRQTANDITGEHSCIMLYKLSSEQQDDVRWLQDYWKDFRRRFITLLSFSFNEYQSSLALSILMNKTITLGVTTLNKETLDVYFTSYDLKRLAMYSNNMADYHLIMDLLPPLARLYFLNMMGDTHLSAVQSAILLGLGLQHKTVDKLAEELDLPSSQLLGLFNRIIRKCVQYLNGIAENFIENTMMRKELNTESVQLNPVNGKSLHDELETAAKELKTKQKAELEKLKKENLDQYAIKGSEVEWKDALSGTKSKNLISIKSSEKKISEDDSALEIQKKPSKKRKRHSFKT; encoded by the exons ATGGTACGCAAAAAGATAGATAATCGCATTCGCGTTTTAATCGAAAATGGTGTTGCCACTGGACACAGAACAATGTTTATTGTTATCGGTGAAAAAGCAAGGGACCAA GTTGTTTTACTGCATCACATGTTATCGAAGACTGTCATCAAAGCTAGACCGTCCCTGCTTTGGTGTTACAAAAAGGAATTAGGGTTCAGCAGTCAcagaaagaagaaaatgaagTCCCTGCAGAAGAAAGTTAAATCTGGAAAGCTGGATGTCAATGAAGATGATCCATTTGAATTGTTTGTTGTGTCTACTAACATACGTTATTGTTATTATCACGAAACGCATAAAATATTAGGAAACACCTATGGCATGTGTGTTTTACAA GACTTTGAAGCAATTACTCCAAATTTACTAGCACGCACTATTGAAACCATAGAGGGAGGAGGAATCATTGTATTCCTTTTACAATCTGTGAATTCACTGAAGCAACTATACACGATGAATATGGATGTTCATCAAAGATTTCGCACAGAAGCACATCAA AATGTTGTGGGTCGCTTCAATGAACGATTTCTATTGTCACTAGCATCGTGTAAAAGGTGTCTAGTTGTTGATGATCAGTTAAATGTACTACCTCTATCATCTcataatttgaaaattgaacCTGCCCAAAAATTACCTAATTCTGAAGAGCATGCAGAATTGGATGCTCTGAAAGAAAACTTGAAAGACACACAACCTATTTCTTCTCTTGTTAATTGTTGCAAGACAATTGATCAG GCAAAAGCACTTCTTAAATTTATCGAATGTATATCAGAGAAAACATTAAGATCCACTGTTTCTCTGACTGCTGCTAGAGGACGTGGAAAATCTGCAGCATTGGGATTAGCTATTGCTGGTGCAATAACTTTTGGTTACTCGAACATTTATATTTCTAGTCCAAGCCCAGAGAATTTAAATACCCTATTTGAGTTCGTTTTTAAAg GCTTTGATGCACTTGGATATCAGGAACACCTTGATTACGGACTAGTGCAATCAACAAATCCTGAATTCAATAAAGCCACTGTGCGTGTAAATGTCTTTCGGGATCACAGGCAAACGGTTCAG TACATTCATCCAACCGATGCACATAAATTAACTCAAGCTGAACTACTTGTAATTGACGAGGCTGCTGCGATACCTCTCCCTTATGTAAAAGCTATGCTCGGTCCTTATTTAGTATTTCTTGCATCGACTATCAATGG ATACGAGGGTACAGGTAGATCGTTGTCACTGAAATTATTGCAACAATTACGTAGTCAAACGGTTGGTTCTAATAGGAATGAAAAACTTGATAAGCAGCAGAATGAAAAGACCATTATCGGAAGACAGCTACACGAACTTACTCTCGAAGAGTCTATTCGTTACAAACCAGGAGATTCTGTCGAGCAATGGCTATGCGATTTATTGTGCTTAAATGCTACTACAAATACGTCCATATTGTCTGGATGCCCACCTCCTGACTTGTGTCAGTTGTATTATATAAATAG AGACACTCTATTTTCGTACCACAAAGCGTCCGAATTATTTTTACAGAGACTAGTGGCTCTCTACGTTGCTTCTCATTAcaaa aacAGTCCGAATGACTTGCAAATGATGTCCGATGCTCCAGCGCATCATCTGTTCTGTCTTTTGGGTCCAGTGGACTCGAACAAGAAAACGTTGCCAGAAATATTAGTAGTAATTCAA ATTTGCTTAGAAGGTGAAGTGAGTAAGAACACCATAAATGATGGACTCGTGCGTGGACGGAGGGCAGCCGGTGATCTTATACCGTGGACTGTAGCGCAACAATATCAAGATCAGGATTTTCCATCGTTAGCGGGTGCACGTATCGTTCGCATTGCTACGCATCCCGATTACCACGGG ATGGGATATGGCAGTCGAGCATTGGAATTATTAAAACAGTACTATGAAATGAAGATACTTAATATCAACGAAACGACTTCAGAAACGCCTGCTACAGAAATCTCTAAAGTGCAAGACGAAGAAGTCAGTTTACTTGACGAGAGGATTG AACCTCGAGCCTCTCTACCGCCACTCCTTCTGAAGCTGAGTGAAAGACGCCCGGAAAGTTTGGATTACTTAGGTGTGTCTTTCGGTGTTACTGAGCCATTATTGAAATTTTGGAAACGGGCTAGTTTTATGCCTGTCTATTTGAG ACAAACTGCGAACGATATAACGGGTGAACATTCTTGCATAATGTTGTACAAACTCAGTTCTGAACAACAAGACGATGTTAGGTGGCTGCAAGATTATTGGAAAGATTTTCGACGACGATTTATTACACTACTATCTTTCTCGTTCAATGAATACCAATCTTCATTGGCACTGAGCATACTAATGAACAAAACAATTACTCTAGGAGTTACTA CCTTAAACAAAGAAACACTGGATGTATATTTTACATCGTACGATTTAAAACGTTTAGCCATGTATAGTAACAACATGGCAGACTATCATTTGATAATGGATCTATTGCCACCGCTAGCTCGATTATACTTTTTGAACATGATGGGCGATACTCATCTATCGGCAGTGCAATcg GCTATATTACTGGGACTAGGTTTGCAACATAAAACTGTCGACAAATTGGCAGAAGAACTGGATTTACCGTCTTCGCAACTGCTTGGTCTGTTTAATCGAATTATACGCAAATGTGTACAGTACCTAAACGGGATTGCCGAGAACTTTATTGAAAATACTATGATGAGGAAGGAACTCAACACTGAGAGTGTGCAACTTAATCCTGTTAACGGAAAGAGCTTACACGATGAATTAGAAACTGCAGCTAAG GAATTAAAAACAAAGCAGAAAGCTGAactggaaaaattgaaaaaggaaaatttagaTCAATACGCCATTAAAGGCTCGGAAGTTGAGTGGAAGGATGCTCTTTCCGGAACGAAGAGTAAAAATCTCATATCAATAAAAAGCAGCGAGAAAAAAATATCAGAAGATGACAGTGCCTTAGAAATTCAAAAGAAGCCGtctaaaaagagaaaaagacatTCTTTTAAGACTTGA
- the LOC143355695 gene encoding FMR1-interacting protein NUFIP1, translated as MSPLNRGPLLGPRVPPAGIRPPPPPRFGGRLPPPGLPPRMPPPPMSPVFGPMRQRLPPPPRPGGVNRPSGPMPLFGPRVRGMAPMVPPMGLRAAGPRGPPMRPWSRRGLPPQILPHMRPRFSIGNGNAKGKALNNVKKVSKLEELELKKPWMTDEIRSEIQKKNKLYAKAKKNKDAKEWEEFKDLRNKVTRMIREAKNDYLAKHPEQAHLYPSDEEPYDQRDEHYTSSEEYESYYCELCDRDFPSEDGLSEHKNEHRVCGIDGCTFSAHPLLVEKHITMQHNSGLYHRIKNVSSPEDIEKWITERKKRYPTKANVELRRAEEMEKSQRGEIIKQKVDVTKRKKQKSSRFQNRKRTMSKPSTQIHCDIVQEQKLYRGLKEFPGTLTLRNTELKEENESDYKIVDDECEENVNFISDEEEASDPLIKPVINTSSLPTLVADYGSASDESDSPEEVPIKRVRIEDGIVEESSIKKDEAQNNSEVVNNVKAITDVQQCLNAASQENSNTKNATISKHKQKENKKSNQHSKVTDQRTIVKKKQPYTSQLLERLLSRSIQHERNLICQCIKYIVDNNFFE; from the exons ATGAGTCCATTAAATCGGGGACCTCTGCTAGGGCCGAGAGTGCCTCCAGCTGGCATACGACCTCCTCCACCTCCAAGATTCGGCGGCAGGCTTCCACCTCCCGGTTTACCTCCGAGGATGCCACCACCACCCATGAGTCCTGTTTTCGGCCCCATGAGACAAAGACTGCCACCACCACCGAGACCAGGTGGTGTGAATCGACCCAGTGGGCCCATGCCGTTGTTCGGTCCAAGAGTCAGGGGTATGGCTCCGATGGTTCCACCGATGGGTCTCCGGGCTGCTGGACCCAGAGGCCCACCTATGCGTCCCTGGTCCAGAAGAGGATTGCCACCTCAAATTTTACCACATATGAGACCGCGCTTCTCCATAGGGAATGGCAACGCTAAAGGCAAGGCGCTAAATAACGTGAAGAAAGTAAGCAAGCTAGAA gaATTAGAGCTAAAGAAGCCATGGATGACCGACGAAATTCGCAGcgaaatacaaaagaaaaataagCTTTATGCGAAGGCGAAAAAGAACAAAGATGCAAAAGAATGGGAAGAGTTCAAAGATTTGAGGAACAAAGTCACCAGGATGATCAGAGAAGCTAAAAATGATTATCTTGCGAAACATCCGGAACAg GCTCATCTTTATCCAAGCGATGAAGAGCCATACGATCAGAGAGACGAACATTATACCAGTTCGGAGGAGTATGAGTCGTATTATTGCGAATTGTGTGACAGAGATTTTCCATCGGAGGATGGTCTTTCGGAACATAAAAATGAACATAGAGTTTGTGGTATCGATGGGTGTACTTTTTCTGCTCACCCATTGCTTGTTGAGAAACACATCACCATGCAGCACAATAGTGGTTTATATCATAGGATAAAAAATGTGTCGAGTCCCGAAGACATTGAAAAATGGATAACCGAAAGGAAAAA GAGGTATCCTACGAAAGCCAATGTAGAATTACGAAGAGCAGAAGAAATGGAGAAATCGCAAAGAGGAGAGATAATTAAACAAAAGGTAGATGTTACAAAACGAAAGAAACAGAAATCGTCTCGGTTTCAAAATAGGAAACGAACAATGTCGAAACCATCTACACAAATACATTGTGATATTGTGCAAGAACAGAAATTGTATAGAGGTTTAAAAGAATTTCCTGGAAcat taacTTTACGAAATACAGAGTTAAAAGAGGAGAATGAATCTGATTACAAAATTGTGGATGACGAGTGCGAggaaaatgttaattttatttctgacGAAGAAGAAGCATCAGATCCTTTGATCAAACCGGTTATCAATACTTCTAGTTTGCCTACTTTGGTAGCAGATTATGGGAGTGCATCCGATGAAA gtgATTCACCTGAAGAAGTACCAATTAAAAGAGTAAGAATCGAGGATGGTATTGTAGAAGAAAGTAGTATTAAAAAGGACGAAGCACAAAATAATAGCGAAGTTGTTAATAATGTGAAAGCAATCACAGATGTACAGCAATGTTTAAATGCAGCGTCCCAAGAAAATTCAAATACTAAGAACGCAACAATTTCGAAACACaaacagaaagaaaataaaaagtcAAATCAGCATTCAAAAGTTACAGACCAGAGAACAATTGTAAAGAAAAAGCAACCGTATACCTCGCAATTATTAGAAAGATTGCTTTCGCGATCTATCCAACACGAAAGGAATTTAATTTGccaatgtataaaatatatagtGGATAATAACTTTTTTGAGTAA